The genomic window AAAGAAAAGCTTATAGTGGAGGAATATCAGAGAGAAGCTACTAAAAAATCTATTTTAAAAATTATCGGAAAAGTTATAGTTGTATATATTATAATAAATTTACTTTCATCTCTAACTAGTAAAATGATGACAAATTATACAAGAGGAAAAGATTTTTCGAGAAATGGTGTTGAGATTGAAACTTATGATGGTGGATATGCAGAAATTCCTTATAAATACGGACAAAGAAATGGAATAGCAAAATATTATACAAGTGATAAAAGACTTGAAAAAGAGGTTGAATATAAAAAAGGAGAAAGAGTATTTGAAATTGAATATGATAAAAATGGAAAACTTTATATGGAAACAAAATATAAAAATGATAAAATAGAACATCATCAAAGTTACTATCCAAATGGAAATATAGATATGGAATTTATACATGAAGATAATTATTGTAAAGAGAAATATTATTCAGAAGATGAAGTTCTTGTTAAAGAGGAAAATTATAAAGATGAGAAACCTCATGGAAAAAGAACTGTTTATTATCCAAATGGAAAAACTTTTATAGAACTAGAATATAATATGGGAAAAGTAGTTTGGCCTATTAAGGTTTATGATAAAGATGGAAAATTAAAATTAGAAGAAGTAGCAAGAAGTTCAGATAATTTTATTGAAAGAAAAATATATAATAATGATGGAAAACTTAAAGATACACAAATTATTAAAAAAGAAGATTTAGAAGTTTGGGAAATATATTATAATAAAATTCGTGCTCTTAACTACTTTACACAAAAAGGAGTTATGGAAAAGGAAATTGAACTTTTAGAAAAAATATAGATAAGGTGATTGTATGAAAAAAATAATACTTGGATTTTTAATTCTCTCTTCTTTAGCTTTAGCAGATAAACACCCTGATAAAAGAGCTGACTTGTATCTTAAAAATGGAAAATATTATTCTCCAGACATTAATGATGTTTTTACAGGGACTCTAATTTATGCTACAAAACCAGAAAATATAGATTATCTTGAGATAATTTATAGAGATGGATTAATTTCAGAGGAAAAAGAGCTTTATGAAAGTGGTGCTATAAAAAAATTAACAAAATATGATGAAGAGGAAGATGCCTATTTAGAAGAAAAATATTATGAGGATGGAACTTTATCTCAAAGAAAATTAATAAAAGATGGACAAGAAAGAATAGTTTTTATTAATGATAACAATATTCCTAATGATAGAAATTATTTTTCTTTTGATGGAAGATTAGATAAAAAATTAGAAGTGAATGGCAATGTCCGAATAAGATATAGAAAAGAAGATAATTTTGTAAATGATGCTGACCTTTATTCTAAATTTTATAATGATATTAATATAAAAGAGGAAAAAACAGGAAATTTAGAAAATTTTTCTAGAAAATATGAATATGGACTTTTAGTTAATGAAAGTTATAGTAAAGTCAATGAGAAAGAAAAAATCATAAAACAAATAAATTTTGAAGATAATATTTTGACTGTAACAGAAGATAATAAAGAAACAAAATATTATTTGAATGGTAATAAAAAATATGAAGATATTACCTTCAAAGATAAAAATAATATTTTACATAATGAAACAAGATATTTTGATGAAAGTGAAAAAATAATTTCTGAAAAAATATATTTGAATAATGATTTAAAGAAAGAGTATAAAGATAAAGATTATGAAAATTATAGGGAAAGATTAAATAAAAATCTTCCTTATACTATAAAGTATCCAGATGGAAAAATAGCTTATGAAAAATATCTTACTAAAGATAATAAAACAATAGAAAAATATTTTTCAAAAAATGGAACTTTAACTTTTTCAGGAGAATATTATCCTAATATCTATAAGAAAAGTATAAAAAAATTAATAAGTGAATATGATGATGGACTTGAAGCAAAAGTTGAGTTACCTAAAAATATAAAAAGATATACAGTTGAGGGAAAACTTATATATGAATCTAAGTTTGAAGAAAATGAAAAATTTACTAAATTTCATAAAATAAGTTATCATAAAAATGGAAAAATTTATTATGACGAATTAGAAACAATAGATAATACAACAGATATAATGGTTAGAGAATTAAAAAGATATGATGAAAAAGGAAATTTAGAATACAGTCTAAAATTAGACAATAAAATAAAAATCGAAAGTGCATATAGAGATAATAAAATTCAATATAAATACGAATTAAAAAAAGAAGATGGAGACCTAATAGAAGAATATAGTATTTACTATAAGAATGGAAAGAAAAGATATTCAAGTGAATATCATACAAATTATAGAACAGGAAAAGGATTTAGTTATATAAGAACTTATGATTTAGTTGGAAAAATGAAAAAAGAATCTAAGAGAGAATATCAATATTAGGAGAAATTATCTATGAAAGAAAAAAATAATATTAAATTTAAAATAATAGTATTTTTATTGATTGCTTTAGGAATAGGAAATGAATTTTATCCCTATAAAAAAGTTATACAAGACTATCGAGAATATAAAAAGAGAATAGCTCCATATACTGCAGATAGAGAGGTATTTTATCCTGACGGAGTTTTAAAATATAAAAAAGAGGGAAAAAAAGAGGAGTATTATCATAGAAATGGTGCTTTAAGAAGGGTAGAAGAAAATTCTAAAGGTGATACTAGATATGATATTGGAGGAAATATTATAGAAAGATTTGCCCAAGAAGAGAGTAAAGTAGAAAATGGTGTAGATAAAATATACTCTGTTAATGGGAATATAGTAGCAGAATCTAATTATAAAAATGGAAAATTAGATGGAAGTAAAAAAATATATTTCATTGACTCAAAAGATATTTTTGCAGAAGAAAATTATAGAGATGGAATGAAAGTAGGGGAACAAAAATATTATTTTAAAAATGGAGATATAGAAGTTTATGAGAAATATGATGAGAATGGAAAATTAAAAATTAAAAATGAATTTTTCTTTTCAGGAGAACCAAAATCTTCTTATGATTTCACAGAAAAAAATAGAAGAGAAAGTATAGAGTATAATGAAGATACTAAAAAAATAAAAGAGAAAGAGATAATTTTATACTCTGATAATGAAGAAATATTAGAAGAAATTAAAGAACACTATAACGAAAATGGAGTTAAAAAATATACAACAAGAGAAGTAAAAAAATCTAATTTAGAAGAAACAAATATTTATTATGAAAATGGAAATCTTCAATATACTTATTATGAATTATTTGGTAAAAGAATGCCTGTTGGAAAAATATATTATAAAAATGGAAATCTTGATACTAATAATTATTATGATGAAACTAATAAAAAACTTATATCAGAAAAATATTTTGAGAATGGGAAACTTGAATCTAAAACTATTCATAAAAATAAAGAGATGATTAGTGATATAGAATATTATATAGAATATAGAAATAATGGAAAGAAATTTTATGAGGTAAAAAAAGTAGGGGATAAGAAGATAGAAAAGTTTTATGGAAAAACAGAAAAATTATTATATGAAAATGTGATAGAAGGTGATAAATAATGGAAAATCTATATGATAAACTTTGGGAAAATACAAAAACTTGGAAATTTGACCCCTTTGTATTTATAGTCTGTTTATTTACCTTAAAAAATTATCTTATATCAATTCCACTTAACCTTAGTATACTTATTTTTTATTGTATGTTAAGTGAAAAATATACTATTAAACATTCAAAAAAGTTTTTTTTATCTTATTTATTATGGGGAATAGTATTTTTAATTCTGATTATTATAATAACTGTTCCTGTAATATTCTTTTTAGGATTTGATGATGCTGGAAGTATAAGCTCTGAAACAAAAACTTTTATAATGTCTGGCTCTCTTCCTATGATATTTAGTAGTATAAAAATTTTATTTTCAGTAATTTTATCATATAAATCTCAAAAATGTAAAAGATTGGCATATGAAGAATATGAGGAATCTAAAAAGGGAGAGGAGGAAAATTTGTGAAAAAAATAATTGCTTTAGGAAGTTTAATTTTAACTTTATGTAGTTGCAGCTTTTTAGAGCCAAAAACAGAAGTGGGAGCTTATGGAATGGAAGCAGCAGCTTTAGCTCTTTCTCCAATAATTTATCCAATTGTCAAAGTAAAAGAGGAATTTAAGTTCCAAGTGGAACAATCTCAAGAGGAAAAAGAGAGAAAGCAAGGCTTAACAACTGTACCTGGAAAATCAAAATCACAAGGATATTTTAGTAGTGATTGGTTTATGGGAAATTTTTATAGGAATGAATATGTTATATATGATATTTTTTCTGACAAAAGTGGATTTATTACAGAAAGAAAAGGGTATCTTCCAAGTGGACAATTAATAGTCCATGAAAAATTTAGAAGAAGAAAAAAAGTTTATGAAAAAGTATATTATCCAAATGGAAAACAATATTATTTAGTAGACCATGATAATTCTCAATATATATCTTATGATATAAATGGAAATTTAACAAAAAATTTAACAGGAAAAGAAAAGTTAACTAGAGAATACAATGGAGAAACTTTAATTAAAGAAAGTTACTCTAAGGGAGAAATGGGATATTGGAAAAATTATTATGATACAGGAGCTCCTAAAGGAGTAGAAGTAACAAATATGATTCTTGAAGACCAAAAATTATTTTCAGAAGCTGAAAAAACATTAAAAGATTGGAATGAAGTTTATGAAGAGGTAAGAAAATCTGAAAAAACAAAATATAATGGAAAATATAGAATTTACTCACCAAACGGTGATATTTATGCAGATTTTAATTTCAAAAATGGATATGCTATTGGAGAGCAAAAACAATATTATTGGAATAGTAAAAAATTATTTTCAAAATTTATATATGTAAATGGAAATTTAGAAAAAATTATATACTATTTTAAAAATGGAAAGATTAAAGAAATCCATGATAATAACTCATATAAAAGCTATAATTTAGCTGGACAATTAATAGGAGAAGGGAATAGTAAAGGAAGAAAAGAATATTATAATGGAAAGTTAATAGTATTTAGACCAAAAACTTCTGATTGGGCTGATGATGAAACTAAATATTATTTAGATGGAAAACTAAAAGCTCAAATGCAATTTGTGGATAATGATTCTAGAATAAGAGTATTAACTTATTATCATTATAATGGAAAGAGAAAAGAAGAATACATAAGTACTATTTATCCTGACCAATTATCTATATACAGAGAATATTATATGAATGGAAAAATGAAATATGAAGAGATAAAAAATTCCAATATATATAGAAAAATAATAAGATTTTATGATATAAATGGAAATCTTTTAAAAGAAAAAAATCAGAAATTTTAAGTCATAAACAAATATATACAAAATATCGTCTTAAAAAGAAAAAAGAAAGGGAAGACTGATTATGGAAATTTGGTTTGCTGTAGGAATTATATTTTTAATAATTGAAGGAATTAGTTTTGGTTTAATTTCAATTTGGTTTTCTTTAGGTGCTTTTATAACTATGTTCTTTTATAAATTGGAATTTATGAATCAGTTTTATATTTTTGTAGCAACTTCAGGAATATTTTTAATTTTTATAAGAAAAATAGCTGTAAAAAAGTTTAAAGGAAAGAGTAAGGAATTAAATAGAATTCAAAATAAAAAAGTCAAAATTGAAAAGGTTGAAGAGAGAGGAGGAG from Fusobacterium perfoetens ATCC 29250 includes these protein-coding regions:
- a CDS encoding toxin-antitoxin system YwqK family antitoxin; the protein is MENQKSIVLDYLESGLKKKNEIMFNLKNMEKFNFSKNKIYIFIFLHIVTILGFYIIFYIISEPVFYYKNFMEYILSPVLSVINIIAIIYMIALIITLKQRVIKIYFDNSYIKIKLFKKVYFDDIATIRVSQIKNKVEIGIIKYNGENITLDTEIKNPNSIQKITKEDENFEKFLVILKETFKEKLIVEEYQREATKKSILKIIGKVIVVYIIINLLSSLTSKMMTNYTRGKDFSRNGVEIETYDGGYAEIPYKYGQRNGIAKYYTSDKRLEKEVEYKKGERVFEIEYDKNGKLYMETKYKNDKIEHHQSYYPNGNIDMEFIHEDNYCKEKYYSEDEVLVKEENYKDEKPHGKRTVYYPNGKTFIELEYNMGKVVWPIKVYDKDGKLKLEEVARSSDNFIERKIYNNDGKLKDTQIIKKEDLEVWEIYYNKIRALNYFTQKGVMEKEIELLEKI
- a CDS encoding NfeD family protein yields the protein MEIWFAVGIIFLIIEGISFGLISIWFSLGAFITMFFYKLEFMNQFYIFVATSGIFLIFIRKIAVKKFKGKSKELNRIQNKKVKIEKVEERGGENIYTVFLDGKYWYGISEEKLNLDEIVNVKKIEGNKLILEKSK